Part of the Meleagris gallopavo isolate NT-WF06-2002-E0010 breed Aviagen turkey brand Nicholas breeding stock unplaced genomic scaffold, Turkey_5.1 ChrUn_random_7180001908539, whole genome shotgun sequence genome, TTTCTCACCGTCACGAAGACGACGTTATGTGGGAAATCGGCGGCTCCGGGCCCGTCGGGGGGCAGCCTGGGCGCAGCGATGGGCCCCCTGCTGGCCAGCAGCGCCGCCGGGAACCCCTTCCTCCCCCGCCCTCCACCGTGGCCATTTCCTCGGACAAATAATGCCGGATGTTCTGCCGCGCCGAGCGGATCAAGGCTCCGTCAATGTCCAACCCCACCACCCTGCTGGGCCCCCAGCGTTTGGCGATGCTCAGCGTCACGTGGCCCACATTGCACCCCACATCCAACACCTCCTTGCCGGCGAACCACTCGGCTTTCATCGCCTTCAACCTCCCGTCCTCGCAATCCGGGTTGCGGTAGCCGTAATA contains:
- the MEPCE gene encoding LOW QUALITY PROTEIN: 7SK snRNA methylphosphate capping enzyme (The sequence of the model RefSeq protein was modified relative to this genomic sequence to represent the inferred CDS: inserted 1 base in 1 codon), which codes for PEKGKNGNGGNKSSATAARRRKTQKFQYGNYCKYYGYRNPDCEDGRLKAMKAEWFAGKEVLDVGCNVGHVTLSIAKRWGPSRVVGLDIDGALIRSARQNIRHYLSEEMAXGGGRGRKGFPAALLASRGPIAAPRLPPDGPGAADFPHNVVFVTV